TCCCCACGTTCGAGACCGTTTGTAACTTCGCCGAATTGGCGATCGACGACGGCCTCGAGTCGGCCGACGTCGTCGGCTACCTCGACCGGATGGGGTTCTCCGTCGACGACTACCACCCGATCTCGACGCGGATCGACGGCCGCCAGTACGTGACGCGAGGCGATGCGCGGGACCTCCGACTGGAGTACGCGAACCGACTCGAGGAGGACGTCGACGAACTGGTCGAGACGGTCGGCGTCTGACCGAATCACGGCAGCAAAATAGGAGGCAGGCGAACGCTCGTCGGTTCGAGTCTCAGTTTCCGTCGTCGTACTCGTACTCGGCTTCGGGGTCCTCGACGCCCTCGGTCCGAGAGCCGACCCAGGCGCCGAGCGAGAGCCCGTAGACGAGGTGACCCGCGTGGAACAGCGCGAGTTCGTCGGCCTCGAGTTGGATGTCCAGCAGTTCCTTTAGCATGAACTGCGAGCCGAACGCCGAGAGGACCATCCCGTAGATCGAGCCCCAGACGAGACCGCGTTGCTCGGGTTCGATCGACCGCTCGGCGTCCTGAAGGGCGAATAGGCCGCCGAAGATCGCCCCCGCCTGAATCCCGTAGACGAAGTGGAGGACGAGCCCCATGAACGTGTGCTCCTCGGGATTGTCGCCGGTGACGTACTGCGCCCAGAAGTTCGCCGACGGCGGCAGCGACCGCAGGATCGGCAGCCGGAACGCCGTCATGATGATCGTCGCGACGAACCCGGCCTGAATCCCGCGGAGGACGGCACCGGCGAGGTGCTCCTGTTGCGAGTGTCTGTCGGTGGCCTCCGTGTCCCCTTCGGTCTCGGCGATCGATCGCAGGCGGTCGGATACGGACATCGTATGTCTGCGTGTCTACCACGAACAGCTCCTTAACCGCCCGGCGTGCAGTGGACGGGCGCTCGAGGTACCGACGAGTGGACGACCGCGGGAGTGCTCGGTTCATCGACCGTATTTTCTGCCGATAAGAGATAGAATTCTAATAGGAATGCGAACGGTTCCGCTCGATGGCCCGTCGATCGCGGTCGGCGCTTACGTCGGACTGTGTGGCTACCTCGTCGGAACGATCGTCGGCATCGACGGCGCAGATACGGGGTTGCTCGCCGGCTGTGGTCTCGTCTGGCTGATCGTCGCCCTGGCGGTCGGTAGTCGGCCGGCGCTGTGGGTCTCGCTGGGCAGTCGGCGACTGCTCGCAGTGCCGATGGTCGTCGCGACGGGACCGTTGCTCGTGCTCGTCTTCGGAACGGAGTTCGGCGTGTTCGATGGATCGCTGTCGCTCCTGCGCTGTCTCTGTGGACTCGCGGTCCTCGGCCTCGTGATCTGGCTGCTCGGAAACGGGGCCTACGCCGACCGGGCGGCGGGCGAACTGCGCGCGTACTGGATCGCCAATCCGGATCCGGGCCGACGACGGCAATACCGCCGCTGGGGCTTGCTGCTCGGTCTCGGAACCGCCGCTGCGTTCGTCGGCACGCTCTACGGTGCCCCCTCGTTTCTCCTGAGTGGGCTGCTCGCGGTGTTCATTACGATGCAGATCGACGCCCGTCGACCGCGGGAGTATGAGGCCTGCGAAAACGGCCTCAAATACGCCGATATCAACACGCTGGGTACCCAGTACCTTCCGTGGGAGCGGTTCAACGAGCTGCGCGAGACCGACGAGGCGATCGTCCTCGAGCGTCGCTGGCGGCTCGACGTACGGATGGCTGCCGACGAGGTACCGCCGGACGCTCGCGAGGCGATGCGGGCGGCCGTCGGTCCGTCGTGGAACCGATAAGGAAACCGCGATCGCTGCCAATGCGGGGATATTTGGGACCGGTCCGGCAACGTGGCGTATGGATTTCGGCGTACTCAGTACGGCCGGTATCGCCCGGAAAGCGTTTCTCCCTGCCATCGAGGCCACCGAGCACGAGGTTACGGCCGTCGCCTCCCGCGACGGCGACCGTGCGCGGGCGTTCGCGGACGACCACGGGATCGACGAGTCCTACGAGGGCTACGACGACCTCATCGCGGACGCGGACATCGACGCCGTCTACATCCCGCTCCCGAACGGTCTCCACGGCCAGTGGACGAAGCGCGCGGCCGACGCCGGCCTCGACGTCCTCTGCGAGAAACCGCTGACGGTCGACGCCGAGGAGGCCCGCGAGGTCGTCGACCACTGCGCGGACCGCGGCGTGACCCTGATGGAGGGGTTCATGTACCTGTATCACCCGCGGACCGAGCGAGCGATCGAACTGGCTCGAAACGAGCTCGAGGATGTCCGCTCCGTGACGGCCGCGTTCAAGTTCCCGCTGTTCGACCGCCCGGACGACGTGCGGCTCTCGCCCGAGCTCGACGGCGGGAGCCTGATGGACGTCGGCTGTTACCCGGTCTCGCTGGTCCGGCAGCTCCTCGGCGAACCCGAGCGCGCCTACGCGCACACGGACGACTCCCGCGGGGCCGGCGTGGACACGGAACTGGCCGGAATCTTGGAGTTCGACGATGGTTCGTCCGCGCGCGTCGCGTCCGGGTTCGACACCCAGAAAGTGCAACGCTACCGCATCGAGGCGGCAAACGGGTGGCTCGAGGTCCGCGACGCCTTCGACGCGCCGACTGACGAGCCCCTGGAACTCGAGTACCGGATCGACGGCCGACACGCCGTCGAGACGTTCGATGCGATCGACCAGTACAGCCTCGAGATCGAGGAATTCGCCTCGATCGTCGCCGACGGTCGGCCGCCGCGGACCGACGGCGAGGAGGCGATCGCGAACATGCGCGTCATCGACGCGCTGGCCGAGAGCGCTGAACTGGGTCGCCCGGTCGACGTCTGATCGCGGCCGCGCTCCGAGCGTCGGGGCCGATCCGACGACAACGCGCTTTTGCCCCTCGGGTGCGAACCACGGGCCATGACAACGCTCGAGGCGAAGCTCGAGGCCGCGCGCGAGGACCTCGCGGACCGCGACGGCGTGCTGGTCGCGTTCTCTGGCGGGGTCGACTCGAGCGTCGTGGCCGCGCTCGCCCACGACGCGCTCGGGGAGGACGCGGTCGCCTGCACCGCCAAAAGCGAGACGCTCCCCGAGGCGGAACTCGAGGACGCCAAGCGAGTCGCCGACGAGATCGGGGTCCGCCACGAGGTCGTCGCCTTCTCCGAACTCGAGAGCGACGACTTCGTCGAGAACGACGACGACCGATGCTATCACTGCCGGACGATGCGGCTGGGCGAGATGCTCGAGACGGCCCGCGAGTTCGGGATCGAGACGGTCTGTGACGGCACGAACGCCGACGATCCGGGCGCGGGCCACCGTCCCGGCCTGCAGGCCGTCGAGGAACTCGAGGTCCACTCGCCGCTGCTGGCCCACGACATCACCAAGGGAGAGGTGCGCGAGATCGCCGACCGCTACGACCTCTCGGTCGCCGACAAGCCATCGATGGCCTGCCTCTCCTCGCGAATCCCGACGGACCTCGAGGTCACCGAGGAGCGGCTGACTCGCGTCGAGCACGCCGAAGCCCTGCTGCGCCAGTGGGGGTTCGACCAGTTCCGCGTCCGCGACCACGACGGGCTGGCGCGCATCGAGGTCGCGCCCGACGAACTCGAGCGGGCGCTGACCCGGGAGTTCGCGGAGACGGTCCGCGAAGAGCTGTCGGAACTGGGATTCGACCACGTCACACTCGACCTCCACGGCTATCGGACGGGCAGTGTCAGTCCCGAGAGCGAGACGGAGCCCGAGACCGACGGAACTCGCGACGGCGACGAGCCGCTCGTCGAGGACGTCTTCGCCGCGGACTCGCGCTCCCGGAGCGACGACTGATGACCGACGGCGGTTCGGGACGTGCTATCGGTTATTAAATGCTGTCCGCTCTCGCGCTCGAGTGCAGTTCCCCGGGTTCCGGAGTTGATTTCGATATTATCCGTATTACGGAGACATTATTGCACGCACTTTCAGAATATAAATATGTTTGGCGCATCGAACCCATCATTAGTTCGGTCTGTGAACTAACGTCCGGGAATATTGCTTACTTCGATACGGACGTAGCACTCGAGGCGGTATCGTTGGATGATGGACGCCGACGTGCCGTCTGCGTGGAACACGGAAGAGAGTCGGACCTATTCCCCGGTCGACACCGATCGGGAACTGCAGTATCGGACGTATCGTCACGAATCAGGCGACCTGCGGTTGAAGGTCGCCCCGGCGTCGCTCGACGGGGAGGATCACCCCGGATACGCGCTGACCGCGACGAGCTATCCCGGACTCGACCTCTCCGAGACGATCCGCGTCCGGACCGTCCTCACGTTCGAACGCTGCAACAGCATCGCTCGCGACTTCATGGACCTCTTCTCGGCCAACTACGACGGCCCCGGATCGCTCGAGGACGCACTCGACTACGCCTACGAGCGAACGCGAGAACACCGTTGACGATCGGCGTCCTCGCCCCCACCACGGTCTGGAATCGTTAGCCGTAGACCGCGCCGAGAACGCCGAACAACCAGATCGCGACGTGGGCCCCGACGACGGGCACCAGCGAGCGCCGATACAGATAGGCGAGCGTGAAGACGAGCGCGGCCAGCGAGACCTGTAGGAGATCACCGAGGCGCCAGCCGACGGCGTGAGAGAGGGAGAACACCGCCCACGAGATTCCGCCAGCCAGCCGCACGCTCCCGGTGTGTTCGGCGAGGCGCTCGACCGCGTAGCCGCGATACAGCGTCTCCTCGACGACGCCGATCGTGACCGCGGACGCGACGGCGACCCCGACGCCGACTCGATCGATGTCCAGTCCCGTCACTCGTCGCTCCGGAAGTCCGAGCGCGTCGATCAGCGGTCCGGTCGCCGCCAGCGCGAGGAACCCGAGCACCGCCGCGGCGAACAGCGGGATCGCGTCGCGCCGGGACGGTGCTCGGACGCCGAACGACCGGAGCGATCGCCCTTCGACACCGATCGAGAGGCCGACGACGAGTCCGAGCAGTGACCACTGGAGCGCGATCGGTACCAGCGGATGGAGAGTCATTCGGAGCGCTCGAATGGCACCGGAAAGCAGCGGGAGTCCGAACAGCGCGATCGCGAGTCCCACGGTCGTCGTCCGGGAGAAATCGCGACGCGTCGTCAGATCCGTTGCAACCATATCCTGTTGTTTCGGCTACACGAACGTGAAATTACCTCTCGGCAGCGCTCGGCGCCGTAGTCACGGGACGGGAAGAAACGGATACCGCCGAGCGACGCGCGTATGACCGGAATCGGGACGATAATCGAGTCAGTCGTCGGACGGGGCCGCGGCCCCGTCGCCGGCGGCGGCCGCCGCGGACTCGCTCTCGGCGAAGGGGTACCAGGACTGCTTGGCATCGCCCATGTACGGGGCCTCGAAGTCCGTCTCCTCGGGTTCGCAGAACTCGATGAGCTGTTCCTCGCCCGTCGCCTCGACCCACTCGCGGAACGTCTGCCCGTCCGAACGGTGGGCCGCGTAGGCCTCGAGCAGGTTCCGGATCGCGCCGGGGGCCTCGTCGGCCGGGACGCGCTGCTGGATCCAGTCGATGAAGGAGGGGTCCTCGCCGACGCCGCCGCCGACGCCGATGTCGAAGGCCTCGACCATCTCGCCGTCCTTGCGTGCACGCATTCCCTGGAGACCGATGTCGGCGGTCATCGCCTGCCCGCAGTCGGCCGTACAGCCGGAGTAGTGCATCTTGATCTTGCCGACGTCCTCGGGTAGGTCGACGTTCTTGTTGAACCAGCGCAGCATGCGGGCCATCCGCCCCTTCGTCTCGGTCAGCGCGATCGAGCAGAACTCGGTGCCGGTACAGGCCATCGTCCCGCGCTCGAACGGGCTCGGCTCGGCGGGGTACTCCTCGAGGATCGGTTCCGCGAGCAGCCCCTCGAGGTCTTCGTCGGCGACGTCGACGATGACGGGGTTCTGGCGGCGGGTCAGCCGGACCTCGCCGGAGCCGTACTCGTCGGCCAGATCAGCGAGTTCGATGGCGTCCTCGGCCGGGAGCCGGCCGACGGGCACGCTCAGGCCGACGTAGTTCCGGCCGTCCGTCTGGTCGCCGACGCCGACGTGGTCGTGTTGGCCCTCCTCGA
This genomic window from Haloterrigena salifodinae contains:
- a CDS encoding DUF6789 family protein; translated protein: MSVSDRLRSIAETEGDTEATDRHSQQEHLAGAVLRGIQAGFVATIIMTAFRLPILRSLPPSANFWAQYVTGDNPEEHTFMGLVLHFVYGIQAGAIFGGLFALQDAERSIEPEQRGLVWGSIYGMVLSAFGSQFMLKELLDIQLEADELALFHAGHLVYGLSLGAWVGSRTEGVEDPEAEYEYDDGN
- a CDS encoding Gfo/Idh/MocA family protein, producing the protein MDFGVLSTAGIARKAFLPAIEATEHEVTAVASRDGDRARAFADDHGIDESYEGYDDLIADADIDAVYIPLPNGLHGQWTKRAADAGLDVLCEKPLTVDAEEAREVVDHCADRGVTLMEGFMYLYHPRTERAIELARNELEDVRSVTAAFKFPLFDRPDDVRLSPELDGGSLMDVGCYPVSLVRQLLGEPERAYAHTDDSRGAGVDTELAGILEFDDGSSARVASGFDTQKVQRYRIEAANGWLEVRDAFDAPTDEPLELEYRIDGRHAVETFDAIDQYSLEIEEFASIVADGRPPRTDGEEAIANMRVIDALAESAELGRPVDV
- the larE gene encoding ATP-dependent sacrificial sulfur transferase LarE, producing the protein MTTLEAKLEAAREDLADRDGVLVAFSGGVDSSVVAALAHDALGEDAVACTAKSETLPEAELEDAKRVADEIGVRHEVVAFSELESDDFVENDDDRCYHCRTMRLGEMLETAREFGIETVCDGTNADDPGAGHRPGLQAVEELEVHSPLLAHDITKGEVREIADRYDLSVADKPSMACLSSRIPTDLEVTEERLTRVEHAEALLRQWGFDQFRVRDHDGLARIEVAPDELERALTREFAETVREELSELGFDHVTLDLHGYRTGSVSPESETEPETDGTRDGDEPLVEDVFAADSRSRSDD
- a CDS encoding CPBP family intramembrane glutamic endopeptidase, coding for MVATDLTTRRDFSRTTTVGLAIALFGLPLLSGAIRALRMTLHPLVPIALQWSLLGLVVGLSIGVEGRSLRSFGVRAPSRRDAIPLFAAAVLGFLALAATGPLIDALGLPERRVTGLDIDRVGVGVAVASAVTIGVVEETLYRGYAVERLAEHTGSVRLAGGISWAVFSLSHAVGWRLGDLLQVSLAALVFTLAYLYRRSLVPVVGAHVAIWLFGVLGAVYG